A genomic segment from Longimicrobium sp. encodes:
- a CDS encoding DUF721 domain-containing protein, translating to MSRKREPSTGQPQAVGDVLARYLTRSGLAPKVEAAAVIPEWEQRVGPGIAAVTEPLRVSEGTLFVAVSTSAWMMELNMMKHDLMRHVNAGKKDGRIEQIVFVMSSGERR from the coding sequence GTGAGCCGCAAGCGAGAGCCCAGCACCGGACAGCCCCAGGCCGTGGGCGACGTCCTTGCGCGCTACCTTACCCGCAGCGGGCTGGCGCCCAAGGTAGAGGCCGCCGCCGTGATCCCCGAGTGGGAGCAGCGCGTGGGCCCGGGGATCGCCGCCGTCACCGAGCCGCTGCGCGTTTCCGAGGGCACCCTGTTCGTGGCCGTCAGCACCAGCGCGTGGATGATGGAGCTGAACATGATGAAGCACGACCTGATGCGGCACGTGAACGCTGGCAAGAAGGACGGCCGCATCGAGCAGATCGTGTTCGTGATGTCCAGCGGCGAACGCCGGTAA
- the recF gene encoding DNA replication/repair protein RecF (All proteins in this family for which functions are known are DNA-binding proteins that assist the filamentation of RecA onto DNA for the initiation of recombination or recombinational repair.), with the protein MFLHRLHLRNYRNFAEQVLEFPPQGAAIVGDNGQGKTNLLEAVYYLEIFRSFRGAPDEQLVRFGEDVFRTEARLADARGADRSVSAAFDRRARKKKVTVNGAEPDRLGGALGQVGAVIFSPSDVEIVAGGPGGRRRFLDLVLSLAEPGYLGALQRYRQTLFQRNTLLRKGSPRALVEVWDEGLVTAGSRVVAARDRWVAERSNSFGTHYERVAGGQPGRMSYAPSAPEMGEAKGEGEIAGAFREALARAADREHRRGMTLVGPHRDDLRFTTEGESGTLELRTYGSGGQQRTGAIALRMVEAETIHQARGREPIILLDDVFAELDPGRSQRIVDWIEAEEGGQVILTSPKPTDFQLRGETLPRWSIREGVVVPG; encoded by the coding sequence TTGTTCCTCCACCGCCTGCACCTGCGCAACTACCGGAACTTCGCCGAGCAGGTGCTGGAGTTTCCGCCGCAGGGCGCCGCCATCGTCGGCGACAACGGGCAGGGAAAGACCAACCTGCTCGAGGCCGTCTACTACCTGGAAATCTTCCGATCCTTCCGCGGTGCGCCCGACGAGCAGCTGGTTCGCTTCGGCGAGGACGTTTTTCGCACCGAGGCGCGCCTGGCCGACGCGCGGGGCGCGGACCGCTCGGTCTCGGCCGCGTTCGACCGGCGCGCGCGCAAGAAGAAGGTCACGGTGAACGGCGCCGAGCCTGACCGGCTGGGCGGCGCCCTCGGGCAGGTGGGGGCGGTGATTTTTTCGCCGTCGGACGTGGAGATCGTGGCGGGCGGGCCGGGCGGCCGGCGGCGCTTCCTGGACCTCGTCCTTTCGTTGGCGGAGCCCGGCTACCTGGGCGCGCTGCAGCGCTACCGGCAGACGCTCTTCCAGCGCAACACGCTGCTGCGCAAGGGCAGCCCGCGCGCGCTGGTGGAGGTGTGGGACGAGGGGCTGGTCACGGCGGGAAGCCGGGTCGTGGCGGCGCGGGACCGCTGGGTGGCCGAGCGGTCGAACAGCTTCGGCACCCACTACGAGCGCGTGGCGGGCGGGCAGCCGGGGCGGATGTCGTACGCGCCCTCCGCGCCCGAAATGGGCGAGGCCAAGGGTGAGGGGGAGATCGCGGGCGCCTTCCGCGAGGCGCTGGCCCGGGCGGCGGACCGCGAGCACCGCCGCGGGATGACGCTCGTGGGCCCGCACCGCGACGACCTGCGCTTCACCACGGAGGGCGAGAGCGGCACGCTGGAACTGCGCACCTACGGCTCCGGCGGGCAGCAGCGGACGGGCGCCATCGCCCTGCGAATGGTGGAGGCCGAGACCATCCACCAGGCGCGCGGCCGCGAGCCCATCATCCTGCTGGACGATGTGTTCGCCGAGCTGGACCCCGGCCGCTCGCAGCGCATCGTGGACTGGATCGAGGCCGAGGAGGGGGGGCAGGTGATCCTGACCTCCCCCAAGCCCACCGACTTCCAGTTGCGCGGTGAAACGCTGCCCCGCTGGAGCATCCGCGAGGGCGTCGTCGTCCCGGGATGA
- a CDS encoding DUF5615 family PIN-like protein — protein sequence MAGGGVTLLFDAHLPPGLVEALTVLGEQVEHVNELFAPATPDETWIRYAGERGWCIVTRDVNITRKVHEAAALREHLVGAFFLLPGKNSPRLCQIVQTVIKHWPEIKRLSRERRPFQFQVGERSVRRLR from the coding sequence ATGGCGGGCGGCGGCGTAACCCTGCTCTTCGATGCCCACCTGCCGCCCGGGCTGGTCGAAGCACTGACCGTCCTGGGCGAGCAGGTGGAGCACGTCAACGAGCTCTTTGCCCCGGCCACGCCGGACGAAACCTGGATCCGCTACGCCGGCGAGCGGGGGTGGTGCATCGTTACGCGCGACGTGAACATCACCCGCAAGGTGCACGAGGCGGCGGCGCTTCGCGAGCACCTGGTGGGAGCGTTCTTTCTGCTGCCGGGAAAGAACTCGCCGCGGCTCTGCCAGATCGTGCAGACGGTGATCAAGCACTGGCCCGAGATCAAGCGGCTGTCGCGCGAGCGCCGGCCGTTCCAGTTCCAGGTGGGCGAGCGCAGCGTTCGCCGCCTTCGCTGA
- a CDS encoding methylated-DNA--[protein]-cysteine S-methyltransferase: MKMRIEPTSRVNRLLLSSPLGPLFVEYTDEGLNAVRFWEQGDHPPAGTRVEPARDDPMGWRIAEQLREYFAGTRRDFDLPLSAEGTEFQQRVWAALCDIPFGQTRSYADIARAIRSKAARAIGQANARNPIPIIVPCHRVLSSDGGIGGYMGSAEEGDGVALKRWLLRHEGVEL, from the coding sequence ATGAAGATGCGAATCGAGCCGACCTCGCGGGTGAATCGCCTGCTGCTGTCGTCGCCGCTGGGGCCGCTGTTCGTGGAGTACACCGACGAGGGGCTGAACGCCGTGCGGTTCTGGGAGCAGGGCGACCACCCGCCCGCCGGCACCCGCGTAGAGCCCGCGCGCGACGACCCGATGGGGTGGAGGATCGCCGAGCAGCTGCGCGAGTACTTCGCCGGTACCCGGCGCGACTTCGACCTGCCGCTGAGCGCCGAGGGCACGGAGTTCCAGCAGCGCGTGTGGGCCGCGCTCTGCGACATTCCGTTTGGGCAGACGCGCTCGTACGCCGACATCGCCCGGGCCATCCGCAGCAAGGCGGCGAGGGCGATCGGTCAGGCAAACGCGCGGAACCCCATCCCTATCATCGTGCCCTGCCACCGCGTGCTCTCGTCCGACGGGGGCATCGGCGGGTACATGGGTTCGGCCGAGGAGGGAGACGGCGTGGCGCTCAAGCGCTGGCTGCTGCGCCACGAGGGCGTGGAGCTCTGA
- a CDS encoding enoyl-CoA hydratase-related protein yields MAEYSNLQLDVQDRVATLSINRPDKLNALNEQTIRELGQAMDEITARDDVRGVILTGVGEKGFVAGADIAELAKMGPVDGIDVSRLGQRVFRQIELSRKPVIAAVNGFALGGGCELALACHLRIASENAQFGLPEVKLGIIPGYGGTLRLPRIVGKGRALELMLTAQFIKAEEAYRIGLVNKLVRRPEAAEGQEAPSQKDALMAEARLMMATIIANGPIALGLAIECTTRGMEMSLDDGLAMESNLFGLLAATDDMREGMTAFLEKRKAEFTGR; encoded by the coding sequence ATGGCCGAATACAGCAATCTTCAGCTCGACGTCCAGGACCGGGTCGCAACGCTGTCCATCAACCGGCCCGACAAGCTCAACGCGCTCAACGAGCAGACCATCCGCGAACTGGGCCAGGCGATGGACGAGATCACGGCGCGCGACGACGTGCGCGGCGTGATCCTGACCGGTGTGGGCGAAAAGGGCTTCGTGGCCGGCGCCGACATCGCCGAGCTGGCGAAGATGGGGCCGGTGGACGGCATCGACGTCAGCCGCCTGGGGCAGCGCGTGTTCCGGCAGATCGAGCTTTCGCGCAAGCCGGTGATCGCGGCCGTCAACGGCTTCGCGCTTGGCGGCGGATGCGAGCTGGCGCTCGCCTGCCATCTTCGCATCGCCAGCGAAAACGCGCAGTTCGGGCTGCCCGAGGTAAAGCTGGGCATCATCCCCGGCTACGGCGGCACCCTGCGCCTGCCCCGCATCGTGGGCAAGGGCCGCGCGCTGGAGCTGATGCTGACGGCGCAGTTCATCAAGGCCGAAGAGGCGTACCGCATCGGACTGGTGAACAAGCTGGTGCGGCGCCCCGAGGCGGCGGAGGGCCAGGAGGCGCCCAGCCAGAAGGACGCGTTGATGGCCGAGGCTCGCCTCATGATGGCCACCATCATCGCCAACGGCCCCATCGCGCTGGGGCTGGCCATCGAGTGCACCACCCGCGGGATGGAGATGTCGCTGGACGACGGATTGGCGATGGAAAGCAACCTGTTCGGCCTGCTCGCCGCCACCGACGACATGCGCGAGGGGATGACCGCCTTCCTCGAGAAGCGCAAGGCGGAGTTCACGGGCCGGTAG